One genomic region from Phoenix dactylifera cultivar Barhee BC4 unplaced genomic scaffold, palm_55x_up_171113_PBpolish2nd_filt_p 000261F, whole genome shotgun sequence encodes:
- the LOC103717338 gene encoding probable peroxygenase 5: protein MSSSSSASDDLANEGEEGEINSGDLTALQKHVAFFDRNKDGVIYPWETFQGFRAIGCGVALSTVSAVLINGFIGPKTRPGKVPSPLLPIYVKNIHKGKHGSDSGVYDSEGRFVPEKFEQIFKKHARTNPNALTSKELKEMLQTNRTPKDCMGRIASWTEWKILFTLCKDKDGLLHKDTTRAVYDGSLFLEMEKARESSQNKA, encoded by the exons ATGTCGTCCTCATCGTCGGCTTCCGATG ATTTAGCGAAtgaaggagaggagggggagatAAACAGTGGCGACCTGACTGCGCTTCAGAAGCACGTCGCCTTCTTTGACCGGAACAAGGACGGCGTCATCTATCCCTGGGAGACCTTCCAAG GGTTTCGTGCGATCGGGTGCGGCGTTGCCTTATCCACCGTGAGCGCCGTCCTAATTAACGGCTTCATCGGCCCCAAAACTCGCCCT GGAAAAGTACCTTCACCCCTTCTCCCTATCTATGTAAAGAACATTCATAAAGGCAAACATGGAAGTGATTCGGGCGTCTATGACAGTGAGGGGAG GTTTGTTCCAGAAAAATTTGAGCAGATATTTAAGAAGCATGCTCGAACTAATCCTAACGCACTGACATCGAAAGAGTTGAAGGAGATGCTTCAGACGAATCGAACTCCTAAGGACTGCATGGGGCG GATTGCTAGCTGGACAGAATGGAAGATCTTATTCACTCTCTGCAAGGATAAAGATGGATTGCTTCACAAGGATACCACAAGAGCTGTTTATGATGGAAGCTTATTTCTTGAGATGGAGAAGGCGAGAGAGTCTTCTCAAAACAAAGCATGA
- the LOC103717339 gene encoding plasmodesmata-located protein 6, protein MPKLSLLFLLSLFFLPFISSLDDYNSVAKRKDDYNSFVYAGCSQKYTAGSPYQVNVESLLTSLANAAEFSTYANFTSSSASSATPAYGLFQCRADLPISNCDSCIRSALTQLSALCPGAAGAAVQLRSCFLRYDNDSFIGKPDNSLLYKRCGGDAPGGYASDVLGMRDAALGSLTAAPPAGGSYRVGGAGYVQAMAQCVGDLSSKECSDCVESAVAQLKAVCGLAVGADVYLGKCYLQCWSNGGYSSRHGHGGEAGKTLAVVVGLMAGVALIIVFLSFIRRAGNSGKY, encoded by the exons ATGCCAAAActgtctcttctcttccttctctccctcttcttcctcccttttaTCTCCTCTTTAGATGACTACAACTCCGTCGCCAAAAGAAAAGATGACTACAACTCCTTCGTGTACGCCGGCTGCTCTCAGAAGTACACCGCCGGCTCGCCTTACCAGGTGAACGTTGAGTCCCTCCTCACCTCCTTGGCCAACGCCGCCGAGTTTTCCACCTACGCCAACttcacctcctcctccgcctcctccgccaCCCCTGCCTATGGCCTCTTCCAGTGCCGCGCCGACCTCCCCATCTCCAACTGCGACTCCTGCATCCGCTCCGCCCTCACCCAACTCTCCGCTCTCTGCCCCGGCGCCGCCGGCGCCGCCGTCCAGCTCCGCTCCTGTTTCCTCCGCTACGACAACGACTCCTTCATTGGCAAGCCTGACAACAGCCTCCTCTACAAACGCTGCGGCGGCGACGCCCCCGGCGGGTACGCCTCCGACGTCCTTGGCATGCGCGACGCCGCGCTCGGCTCCCTCACGGCGGCGCCGCCAGCCGGTGGGTCGTACCGGGTTGGCGGCGCGGGGTACGTCCAGGCCATGGCGCAGTGCGTCGGCGACCTCAGCTCCAAGGAGTGCTCCGACTGCGTGGAGTCGGCGGTGGCGCAGCTCAAGGCCGTATGCGGGCTCGCCGTCGGCGCCGACGTTTACCTCGGCAAGTGCTACCTCCAGTGCTGGTCCAATGGCGGCTACTCCTCCAGACACGGTCATG gTGGCGAGGCCGGGAAAACTCTGGCTGTTGTCGTTGGGCTCATGGCCGGAGTCGCCCTCATTATTGTCTTCCTCTCCTTCATTAGACGAGCTGGAAACAGTG GTAAATACTAA
- the LOC108511659 gene encoding uncharacterized protein LOC108511659, whose translation MASLKKSNLSIAEYFVKLKKLSDELASAGHSLSNVDIESYLLAGLGSDYNPFVTMVTTRLDSLSLEELYCHLLTHESCLTHNNQPFSLADITDPSANVATRNSSTLFRSHGQGNRDTTSSYRFRGRGSNRGHGGRYSQTSQWVPRVSYPSSSCLSNM comes from the coding sequence ATGGCAAGTCTGAAGAAAAGTAACCTCTCTATTGCTGAGTACTTTGTAAAGTTAAAGAAGCTTTCCGATGAACTTGCCTCTGCCGGCCATTCCTTAAGTAATGTTGATATTGAAAGCTACTTGCTTGCCGGTCTTGGATCCGATTATAATCCTTTTGTTACAATGGTTACTACTCGACTTGATTCTCTTTCTCTTGAGGAACTTTACTGTCATCTCCTCACCCATGAGTCATGTCTTACACACAACAATCAGCCTTTCTCTCTCGCTGATATTACTGACCCTTCGGCGAATGTGGCCACCCGGAATTCTTCCACTCTGTTTCGTAGTCATGGACAAGGTAACCGTGACACTACCTCCTCCTATCGTTTTCGGGGGCGCGGAAGCAATCGTGGACATGGTGGTCGCTATTCACAGACCTCCCAGTGGGTACCCAGGGTCTCATACCCCTCCTCGTCCTGTTTGTCAAATATGTAA
- the LOC103717340 gene encoding 16.0 kDa heat shock protein, peroxisomal, translating into MGDSFFGEPFRRLFWSPAIFREWPGSLAAAVDWLETPSSHVLKVNVPGYGKEDIKVQLEEGNVLSIKGEGPPPAAAKEEKPRDAVWHVAERGKGEIYREFALPDNVRTDQIKAHVENGVLTIVVPKEHLPAKPKPRTIAVSSKL; encoded by the exons ATGGGGGATTCGTTCTTCGGCGAGCCCTTCCGGCGGCTCTTCTGGAGCCCGGCGATCTTCCGCGAATGGCCCGGATCGTTGGCCGCCGCCGTGGACTGGCTCGAAACCCCCTCCTCGCACGTCCTCAAGGTCAACGTCCCAG GGTACGGGAAGGAGGACATCAAGGTCCAGCTCGAGGAGGGGAACGTCCTCAGCATCAAGGGGGAGGGgccgccgccggcggcggcgaaggaggagaagcccaGGGACGCAGTGTGGCACGTCGCCGAGAGGGGGAAGGGGGAGATCTACAGGGAATTCGCGCTGCCGGACAACGTGAGGACCGACCAAATCAAGGCCCACGTCGAGAACGGCGTCCTCACCATCGTCGTCCCCAAGGAGCACCTCCCCGCCAAGCCCAAGCCCAGGACCATCGCCGTCTCCAGCAAGCTCTGA